The Acidithiobacillus thiooxidans ATCC 19377 DNA window TGTCATTCTGGTCGGCTCCAGCATGGGCGGATGGCTGGCCACCCTTGCCGCGACACGCTGGCCGGAACACTTGCGCGCTCTTCTGCTGATTGCGCCAGCCTACAACTTCATTCAGACACTCTTTCAAACCCTTTCGCCAGAAGATCAACACCGCTGGCAAACCAGTAACCTGCGCTGTTGGCAGGATCATTACGGCCTGGGTGAATTGCGCATGCGCTTCGATCTGGTGGCTGACAGCTGGCGCTATGATTTACTGCGCTTCCCGGTGCATCTGCATTGTCCGGTGGAAATCCTGCATGGTACTGACGATGAGGCTGTTCCCCTGCAGCAAAGCTATCAATTCGCAGCCCACGCTCATTGTGAACAGCTCGCCGTGCGCGCCCTCCCCGGTATCAATCACCGCTTACAGGGTGCGGATCGGATATTGCTGCAGAGCCTTTCCGGACTCTGGGCGCCGCTTGCCTAAAAAGCGCCGGATGATCGGACAGCGCACTAAAATCATGTAGTGCCCCCTTGACAGAGAAATCTCAGCGCCTATGATTAGCACTCGATGGGTGTGACTGCTAACAACACCCAGGATGAAGACATCCATTCACTTGTAAAAACGAGGAAATGCTCAATGAAACTGCGTCCTTTACATGATCGCGTCGTTATTCGTCGTCTGGAAGAAGAGCAGAAGACCGCCGGTGGGATCATCATTCCCGATACGGCCAAGGAAAAACCCGTGCGTGGCGAAATCGTCGCTGCTGGTCACGGCAAAATTCTGGAAGACGGCAAAGTCCGTGCCCTTGATGTCAAAAAAGGGGATCACGTCCTGTTTGCCAAATATGCCGGCACCGAAATTAAGGTGGAAGGCGAAGAGCTGCTGGTGATGCGTGAAGACGACATCATGGCGGTCATCGAAAAGTAAGCGTTGCTGAATATATCAACCCTTATTCATTTATTTTGAGGAGTATTTATGCCAGCCAAACAAGTTGCCTTTGCTGAACACGCCCGCGAAAAAATGTTGCGCGGCGTCAACGTACTTGCCGATGCCGTCAAGGTCACCCTGGGCCCGAAGGGTCGTAATGTGGTGCTCGACAAATCATTCGGTGCCCCCACCATCACCAAGGACGGTGTCTCCGTCGCCAAGGAAATTGAACTGGCCGACAAGTTCGAAAACATGGGCGCACAGATGGTGAAAGAAGTCGCCTCCCAGGCTTCCGATGAAGCCGGTGATGGAACCACCACCGCCACGGTTCTGGCCCAGGCCATCATCCGCGAAGGCCTCAAGGCCGTCATCGCTGGCATGAACCCCATGGACCTGAAGCGCGGCATCGACAAGTCGGTCGCCGTTATTGTCGAAGAGCTGAAGAAGCAGTCCAAGCCCTGCAAAACCCAGAAGGAAGTGGCCCAGGTTGGCACCATTTCTGCCAACTCTGATGACTCCATCGGCAAAATCATTGCCGAAGCCATGGAAAAAGTGGGTAACGAAGGCGTCATCACGGTCGAAGAAGGCTCTGGCCTCGACAACGAACTGGACGTCGTGGAAGGTATGCAGTTTGATCGCGGCTACCTGTCCCCCTACTTCGTCAACAACCAGGACAAGATGGTTGCAGATCTGGAGAATCCCTACATCCTCCTGCACGACAAGAAAATCTCTTCCATTCGCGACATGCTGCCGGTCCTCGAACAGGTCGCCAAGTCCAGCCGTCCGTTGCTGATCATTGCTGAAGACGTGGAAGGCGAAGCCCTGGCGACCCTGGTCGTCAACACCATGCGGGGCATCATCAAGGTTGCTGCCGTCAAGGCGCCCGGCTTTGGTGACCGTCGCAAGGCGATGCTCGAAGACATGGCCATTCTCACCGGCGGCCGCGTGGTCTCCGAAGAAATCGGCATGAAACTGGAAAGCACCACCCTTGCCGACCTCGGTCAGGCCAAGAAAATCGTCATTGACAAGGAAAATACCACCATTATTGATGGTGCTGGCCAGCAGAGCGAAATCAAGGCCCGCGTCGAGCAGATCCGTCGTCAGATGGAAGATGCCAGCTCCGACTACGACCGTGAAAAACTGCAGGAACGGGTCGCCAAACTGGCCGGCGGCGTTGCGGTCATCAAGGTCGGTGCCGGTTCCGAAATGGAAATGAAGGAAAAGAAGGCACGTGTCGAAGACGCCCTGCACGCTACCCGTGCAGCTGTCGAGGAAGGCATTGTCCCCGGTGGTGGTGTGGCTCTGGTCCGCGCCCGTCACGCCCTGGAGAAATTCAAGGCTGCCAACCATGACCAGGATATGGGTGTGGCCATCATTCGTCGCGCCATTGAAGAACCTTTGCGGCAGATTGTGGCTAACGCCGGTGGTGAAGGCAGCGTTATTCTGAACAAGGTGGTCGACGGTAAGGATGGTTATGGTTACAACGCCGCCACCGACGAATATGGTGACATGTTCGAAATGGGCGTCATTGACCCGACCAAGGTTACCCGCACCGCGTTGCAGAAGGCCTCCAGCATTGCCGGCCTGATGATCACCACGGAAGCCATGGTTACCGAACTGCCCAAGAAGGATGACAAGGCAGGCGGTGATATGGGTGGTGACATGGGTGGTATGGGCGGCATGGGTGGTATGGGCGGCTTCTAAGCCTCGTCACCCGCAGTCTGTAGTATCGTAAAACCGGTCCTCCTGATGGGGGCCGGTTTTTTTTGCGTAAAAAACCGTTCCACATTCAGTACGTTATTTTCAAGATATCAGTGAGATATTTATTCTTAAAACCGTTTTAAATCAACATATAAACTAACAACAGAATCGGCCGTATCAAAAAAATTACAATCATACAAAGATCTCTTCATGATTGTTTTTATTATCAATTTACTACTATAGCTGAATTCTTTGTGTAAGCGTGGTCATCATCCTGTTACACACAAGTGATCCAGGCTCAAGAACCTTCCGCTCAAAAATAATTAACATGCTGTTCTATATATAATTTAATAAGTGGCACGATAACTGCTAATGGTGAACGTACAGTCAACTTCATGGTGCTACGAAAATGAACACACTTCATAGGATCGCCGTAAATTATAAATGGTCAATATTAGCTTTCAGCTTGGTATCCTTCGTACCCTTTGTTGGATTGTCGCAAGCAGATACCTTGGTATCTGGCAAGCAAATTCAGAAGGAAGCAATCCTGTTTCATCAACAAACAAATTTACAAAAAATGCTCGCTGGAACACGCAACGCAACTCATCAATTTGGAATATACAGCAAGGTATCTGATCAACA harbors:
- a CDS encoding alpha/beta hydrolase, with the protein product MMPSAERPFTLVHANGERLAGLIHETHQDPVGIFLPGFASNMNGSKSRLLAEYAQNQGWSWVRFDPRGVGRSDGLFEQLTLSRYLEDLRLILQMLEKRPVILVGSSMGGWLATLAATRWPEHLRALLLIAPAYNFIQTLFQTLSPEDQHRWQTSNLRCWQDHYGLGELRMRFDLVADSWRYDLLRFPVHLHCPVEILHGTDDEAVPLQQSYQFAAHAHCEQLAVRALPGINHRLQGADRILLQSLSGLWAPLA
- the groES gene encoding co-chaperone GroES, with protein sequence MKLRPLHDRVVIRRLEEEQKTAGGIIIPDTAKEKPVRGEIVAAGHGKILEDGKVRALDVKKGDHVLFAKYAGTEIKVEGEELLVMREDDIMAVIEK
- the groL gene encoding chaperonin GroEL (60 kDa chaperone family; promotes refolding of misfolded polypeptides especially under stressful conditions; forms two stacked rings of heptamers to form a barrel-shaped 14mer; ends can be capped by GroES; misfolded proteins enter the barrel where they are refolded when GroES binds), which encodes MPAKQVAFAEHAREKMLRGVNVLADAVKVTLGPKGRNVVLDKSFGAPTITKDGVSVAKEIELADKFENMGAQMVKEVASQASDEAGDGTTTATVLAQAIIREGLKAVIAGMNPMDLKRGIDKSVAVIVEELKKQSKPCKTQKEVAQVGTISANSDDSIGKIIAEAMEKVGNEGVITVEEGSGLDNELDVVEGMQFDRGYLSPYFVNNQDKMVADLENPYILLHDKKISSIRDMLPVLEQVAKSSRPLLIIAEDVEGEALATLVVNTMRGIIKVAAVKAPGFGDRRKAMLEDMAILTGGRVVSEEIGMKLESTTLADLGQAKKIVIDKENTTIIDGAGQQSEIKARVEQIRRQMEDASSDYDREKLQERVAKLAGGVAVIKVGAGSEMEMKEKKARVEDALHATRAAVEEGIVPGGGVALVRARHALEKFKAANHDQDMGVAIIRRAIEEPLRQIVANAGGEGSVILNKVVDGKDGYGYNAATDEYGDMFEMGVIDPTKVTRTALQKASSIAGLMITTEAMVTELPKKDDKAGGDMGGDMGGMGGMGGMGGF